Sequence from the Natronomonas marina genome:
GGCCTACTCGCGTCGTCCTTCCGACTGGCGTCGGAAGTCCTCGCTCCTTGAGGCCGGAGGCTCCGCCTCGAAACCGCTGAACGGGCGGTGCCGGCCGCCTACGTCACCGACTCGATTTTCGCCACCATCCGCTCGTAGTGGCTTCCCTTCCAGAAGACGCGTCCGCAGTCCCGACAGCGCCAGCAGTCCGTCTCGGCCGGCGCGGGGGCGTAGTCGGGGGTCGCCGCTCCGGGTGCGACCGCTTCGAACACGGCACCGCAGACCCATCGGAAGAGTTGCAGGGCGAGGTCGGGGGGGACTCCCTCGAGGACGCCTTCGAGACGGCCGGTATCCGTCGC
This genomic interval carries:
- a CDS encoding Mut7-C RNAse domain-containing protein, with the translated sequence MFEAVAPGAATPDYAPAPAETDCWRCRDCGRVFWKGSHYERMVAKIESVT